One segment of Clarias gariepinus isolate MV-2021 ecotype Netherlands chromosome 6, CGAR_prim_01v2, whole genome shotgun sequence DNA contains the following:
- the im:7152348 gene encoding RING finger protein 224, with product MVLTEDHECGVCYERYSRSKHVPRVLFCNHTFCCPCLETLATQQGGMLSIRCPLCRQVSCVRQGLTLEEALWVNNQLWEHIGEVDELKVKWDLKEEEEHEEQGKRSAVAKAASPEQPQWPRPSCHHIPSLRLRLPGFLRRMIDPRQERIIPGSNVQIKSWRRLSGEELP from the exons ATGGTACTGACTGAAGATCACGAGTGCGGCGTGTGCTATGAGCGCTACTCCAGGAGCAAGCACGTTCCCAGAGTGCTCTTCTGCAACCACACGTTTTGCTGCCCCTGCTTGGAGACCTTGGCCACACAGCAGGGTGGCATGCTGAGCATCAGGTGCCCGCTATGCCGCCAAGTGTCCTGTGTGCGCCAGGGTCTCACGCTGGAGGAGGCGCTGTGGGTCAACAACCAGCTATGGGAACACATAGGAGAGGTCGACGAGCTGAAAGTGAAGTGggatttaaaagaagaagaagaacatgaAGAACAAGGCAAGAGGAGTGCCGTCGCAAAAGCAGCATCTCCGGAACAACCGCAATG GCCAAGACCATCGTGCCATCACATCCCATCACTCAGACTACGACTTCCAGGGTTCCTGAGGAGAATGATAGACCCTAGGCAGGAAAGGATAATCCCTGGATCCAATGT GCAAATCAAATCTTGGCGAAGACTGTCAGGGGAGGAATTGCCCTGA